GCCTCCACCTGCCCGTCAGTCAGGCCGTTGTGCTTCCCGATGCGGATGTGGGAGTTCAACTGGCTTTCCGTGCCCGTCATGGCGGCCAGGGCCGCGATGGTGGCGAGCTCCCGGGTCTTCCAGTCCATATTGTCGCGGCCGAAAATGTCCCCGAACAAATGCGCCTTCAGGAACTCGTCAATGGCCGGGGCGAACAGGAAAAGATCCCCCTTCACCGGAGCGCCGCAAAGCTTCGTCTGGTTGGCCGTGCCGAAGTCGATGCTCTTTCCGGCAGGCGGCGCTCCCGCCTCCTCTCCCACCGTATCATTGATGCCGCGCGAGGCGCGGTCCTTCGCCAGAACCATCAACTCATTGAGGGCGTTCAGGCTGCGGGGGAAGCCGCAATAGGCATACATCTGGACCAGCACCTCCTTGAGCTCGTTCAGGGTCAGTCCGGCGTCCAGCCCCGCCGTCAGGGCGTTCCGCAGGCCGGGCATGTCGCCCCTGGCCGTATGGGCGCTGATGGCGGCAATCTGTTGTTCTTTTGGCGACAAGGCGCTTGTATCGTTATTCATGGTTTGGGCTTCTGAAAGGTTCATCAGACAGGCAAGGGAAAAAGCCATTCCCGCAAGGGTTCGTTTCATAAGGAGCATTATTTGTTGATGGTGATCGTGTCATTGACCCACTTGACCAGCGCGGGCCTGGCCGTCCGGATGCCTTCCCCGGCAAAAGCTCCGCCCTTGAGAACGGTGGACTTGGGGCACAGCTTCCGCACCTCGTCCCCGCAGCGCGCCATGCCGCCGCCTCCGTGCGTCACAAACGGAATCACCGTCTTGCCGGAAAGGTCGTGGCTTGCCAGGAAAGAGGCGACCGGAGGCGCAATCGTGCTCCACCAGTTGGGACTGCCGATGAAAATCACGTCGTACTTGCCCATGTCCTCCACCCTGGCGGCCAGCTCCGGCCTGACGCCTTCCTGAATCTCCTTTTTGGCCTGTACCGTACATTCCCGGTACCCGGACGGGTAAGGCTTGACCGGCTTGATTTCAAACAGGGTTCCGCCCGTCGCCTTCTGAATCTGCGCGGCGGCGTACTTCGTATTGCCGCCCCATGAATAGTAGGCGACGAGCACCTTGGCAGGTTCCACGGAAACCTTGGGCTGTTCCTGTCCCGAGCATCCGGCCCCCGTCATCAGGGCGGCCGCCAGCGTGCATATCATTGATATTGTTTTCATGAATTTAATGTCTGGGTTGGAAGGCCGCGCAGAAAACAGCCCGGGAAGAAAAACGGCTTCATCCGGCAGTCTCCGTGCACGACCCTTGTTCCTTCTTCCTGTCTAAACGTTAGAGCAGCTATAAGTCAACATGTTTTCCCTCATCTGTTCCAAAGATTGCACCCACTCCACTCTAAACACTCTTATTCCTCTTTCCGGAGCCGGATCAGCACGATTTCCGAAGGAACGCCGATGCGGATGGGAAAGCCGTTCCAAATCCCCGCCCCGTTGGAGACATACAGCTTCATCTCCCCCACCGTGTACAATCCGGACACAAAGCCCTCGTTGAACCGAGCCACCAGCCGGTCAATGCCGGCAATCATGCCGCCGTGCGTATGGCCGGAAACCTGGAGGTCCACGCCGTGCGCGGCCGCTTCCGGGGCCAAGCGCGGCTGGTGGGAGGCGAGGATGCGCACCCCCTTTTCCGGGGCTCCCGCCAGCGCCTTGCGTATATCCGGCACCTCCTTCCCCATGATGCCGGCTACAGGATCCGTCACCCCCGCCAGCACCACCGCATCTCCCCCCGTCAACACGTGCTCATTGTGAAGCATCCGTATGCCCAGGGTGGGCAGGAACTTCATCCACTCCTCATAACCGGAATAATACTCATGATTGCCCGGCACGCCGAACACCCCGTACCTGGCCTTCAAATCCGCAAGCGGCCTCAAATCATCCCCGTGCACGGGAACCGTCCCGTCCACGAAGTCCCCGGCAATAATGACGATGTCCGGATTCAGGGCATTCGTGCGTTCCACAATTTTCCTGATGCAGTCCGCCCGCGTGATGCCGTCCACATGAAGGTCCGCCAGCACGGCGACTGCCAGGCCGTCCGCCCCATCCGGCAGATGGTTCACGGAAATCGTTTCCTCCTTTACCCGCGGCACCCCGGTGCCTCCGACCATCCCCACGGTAGCCAGTACGGCGGCGAAAGCCAGCAGGACAAGGTTCACCCGGTTGCCAATGATGCGGAACCGTTCCGTCCTCTTCTTCCGCAGGCAGAACAGAACCAGCAGGTACAGGAGGCGCGCCGCGTCCGCCGCCAGCAGCAGGAAAAAGAACAGGAAAAGCACGGAGAACAGCCATGCGGCCGCCAGCAGGACGCCTTCCGGCAGAACCGGGGAGAAAAACATGGGGCCGCCAAACAAATGCAGCAGATGGAATTTGAACGCCGCCACCGCCAGAAGGACGGCAAGCAGGGCCTTCCAGCCCCATTTCAGCCTAAGCGGCAGAATGGCGCGGCAGAAAACGTAAACCGCCAGCAGTGCTCCGAAAATCAGTATCATGTGTCTCTTGCTTAAAATGGCTTGAACCCCGCCGGAACGGGAAGAACACTGTCCTTCCCCTGCGAACAACCGGCAGACGGCTTATCATGTTGAGTCCCTCACCGTAATCAGCTCCCTTCAAAGTCAGCCGCAGAACCTCCTTATTTCAGATGCTCCTGAAAGAACTGCTCGATTTTGCCGAAAGGAATAACCCCGGCTTGATTGTCATAGAGGTCCACATGGCTCGCGCCGGGAATGATCATCAGCTCCTTGTTATCCCCCTTCAATTTCTTGAAGGCATCCTCGCTGAAATAGCGTGAATGGGCTTTTTCTCCGTGAATCATGAGCACGGCGCTGCGGATTTCACCGCTGTACGCCAGCAGGGGCATATTGATGAACGAGAGCGCGGAGGTGGTATTCCATCCGCCGTTCGAGTTGAGCGAACGCTTGTGGTAGCCGCGGGGCGTCTTATAGTAATTGTAGTAATCCTTCACGAATCCTGGGGCATCGTCGGGCAGAGGATCGGGCACGCCCCCCGCGAGCGCATAAGAACCGTTCTTCGCATCGGCGGTGCGCTGGGCATTCAGTTGTTTGCGAAGCTCATAACGGGCGTCGGCGTCCATCGCGTCGAAATAGCCGTTCGCGTTCACGCGGCTCATATCGTACATCGTGGACGCTACCGTCGCCTTGATGCGGGTGTCGATAGCCGCCGCGTTCACCGCCATGCCGCCCCACCCGCAAATGCCGATGATTCCGATGCGTTCGGGGTCCACGTCGTCGCGTGTGGAGAGGTAGTCGACGGCTGCGGAGAAATCCTCCGTATTGATATCCGGGGAAGCGACATAACGGGGTTCCCCGCCGCTTTCTCCCGTATACGAGGGATCAAACGCGATCGTTAGAAAACCGCGCTCGGCCATCGTCTGGGCATAGAGCCCGGAAGATTGTTCCTTCACGGCTCCGAAGGGGCCGGAAACGGCGATAGCCGGCAACTTTCCGCCAGCCTTCCGGGGGATATACAAATCCGCGGCCAGCGTAATGCCGTAGCGGTTGCGGAAGCTTACCTTGCGGTGGTCTACCTTGTCGCTCTTCGGAAACACCTTGTCCCATTCCTGCGTTAAATTCAGTTGTTCGTTCATGATCCTGTCCGTGTTGGCGTTATTATTTTCAGCGGATAAGCTCCCTGCACAGCAAATGCAGGCGGAGAAAGCCGCGCAAAACCTTTTAAATGAATACCCTGTCATCTTTCTAATACTTAAGGTGAATTATTACTTTCCGTAATTGATCAGGTACAGGACTGACTCCGGGTCCTGATGGCACAGGAAAAGGCTCTCTCCGCGGTCCAGCCTGGCGATGGCCCCCATGTCCTCCCGGGAAAGTTCAAAGTCAAAGACGTTGAAATTCTCCTCCATCCTTTCCCGGTGGGTCGTCTTCGGAATGACGATGACGCCGCGCTGGATCAGGAAGCGCAGGGCCGTCTGCGCCGGAGCCTTGCCGTACTTCTCTCCGATGTCCTTCAGCACCGGATTCGTGAAAAATCCATTGCGGCCTTCCGCGAAGGGCCCCCAGGATTCCATCCTGGTACCGTACTTCGCCATCAGCTCCCGGGCCTTCACCTGCTGGTTGAACACGTGCGTTTCCACCTGGTTGACGGCGGGCTTGATCTCGCAGAACTCCGCCAGGTCCACAAAACGGTCCGGATAAAAATTGCTCACGCCGATGGCGCGGACCTTTCCGGCCCGGTTAGCCTCTTCCATGGCCCGGTAAGTGCCGTAATAATCGTTGAAGGGCTGGTGGATGAGCAGCAGGTCCACGTAATCCGTGCGCAGCTTGCGCAGGGACTCGTCAATGGAAGCCTTCGCCTTTTCATACCCGCCGTTGGTAATCCACACCTTCGTGGTGAGGAACAATTCCTCGCGCGGCACCCCGCTCTTCTCCGCCGCGCGGCCTACGGCCTCCTCATTGCCGTAAATCTGGGCCGTATCAATGGAACGGTAGCCGGCGCCGATCGCGTCCAGCACGCAGCGCTCGCACTCTGCGGCGTCGGGAATCTGAAAAACTCCAAAGCCCAAGATGGGCATGACAACTCCGTTGTTTAATGTAACTTCTTCCATAACTGTTTTTGTTTTTTATTGTTATTTGCTTCAGGATAAAAACTTTTTTTGCATCTGTCTGAATGACTGTGTTTAATATTTTCCGTAACGGCTTGCGAAGCGGCATCTGTGAATTGATCCGCTGTAAGATGATGTGCCGTGATTATTCAACTTTTAAATTGTACATATCTTGTTATGAAATTTATTTCAAACGGCCCAATAGCCACGCTATATTCTGACCGAGATTTTTCATATTCGCGACGGCTTCTTCATCTTTCATCGCCTCACCGGGCAGACGGCCATAAGCGATGTTCCAATAAGTAGAGCCTGCAACAAACATTTCCTTGTTCAGGAAGAAATGGTTGATCGTGTCGATCGCGTTCATGGCCCCGGCACGGCGGGCAACCGCAACCGCTCCACCTACTTTGTGGCGGAACATCCCCGGATTTGTGTCGCTCACCACGCTGGCCCTTTCGATAACCGCTTTCAGTGTGGACGAGACATCTGCCGAATAGGTGGAAGACCCCAGGATAATGGCATCCGCTTTCACCATCTTATCATACAATTCCTGGAAAATATCATTGCCGAATACGCAGTTCCCTCTCCCTGCACAGCCGAAACACGCCTTGCAGGCGTTGACCGTGGAACCAGCCAATTGGACATGTTCCGTCTCATATCCTTCTTTTCCCAATTCTGCCAAGACTACATTCAGCATATCTGCCGTATTTCCGTCTTTCCGTGAACTGCCGTTGATTGCCAGTGCTTTCATTTTCCGCTCTTTGTGTGCACTATTGGATAATCCCGGCACATCGGCGGCATTTGCGGCGGCGATGACGAGCCCCATCCCTCCTGCGGTTGCCCCACCCATCTTTCTGAGCGCTTCGCGCCGTGTCATATGCTTTTCCCTGCTCATTTCCAACTATGTCTAGGATTCCAAATTTACATCATATCCTCATCCGGCATCCGTACCCGGTCTCCTGTGAACATCATCACCAATGAACGCCCTGCTGCGGTTCCAGCTCCTTCAGCGCATACTTCCTGGTACCCAGGCCTATCTGTTCGGCATAATCCACCGTGTGCCGCCCATGACGGCTTTCAATGCGCTCGATCAGGGGTTTGCTGTTGTCTCCGGCGGAAGGCTTGACGGCGTAAACGAGGTCCAGGCAGGCCTGGTCCAGCGCCACCGGGTCAAGGGAAGCCAGAATGCCGATGTCCTTCATCTCCGGGTCATGGGGGTGGGCATCGCAATCGCAGTCAATGGACAGCTTGTTCATCACGTTGATATACAGAATCCTGTCCCCGAAGTAATCGGCCACCGCCTGAGCGGAGGCGGCCATGGACTCCAGAAAGTCGTCCTGCGCGGCCAGATTGTTCCACACGGCGGCAACGTCCCGCGTTTTTCCGGCGGAATGGATGTACGCCTTGCCGCTTGCGGAAGCCACGCCGATGGACTGGTTCTTGATCACGCCGCCGAAGCCGCCCATGGCGTGCCCCTTGAAGTGGGCCAGGTTGATCATGAAATCGTAGTTCTTCAGATGGCTCCCCACGATGTCGTATTCCAGGTGCTTCCTGTCCTTTACCGGGATGGTGAACTCTCCCTCCGCGTCCATGATGTCCACCCTGGCAATGTCGGAAAAACCGTGCTCCTTCGCGGCACGGAGGTGGTCCTCCGTCCGGGACCGCTTGCCGCCGTAAGCCGTATTGCACTCTACGATGGTGCCGTTCACGCGGTGCACCAGGCCCTTGATCAGGGCCGGACTCAGGAAATTGCGGCCGCCCGGCTCCCCGGTGCTGATCTTGACGGCCGCCTTTCCCGTGGCCGGACGCCCCAGGGCCTCGTAAATCCTTACGAGAGCCTCCGGAGAAATCTCCTTCGTCATCCATACCCTGGAAGCTCCGTTCTTCTCCGCGGCCGCGCCCAGCGCATATTCCGGCAAGGCCAGGCACGCCAGGGCCGCGGTGGAAGACTGGAGCCACGCTCTTCTCGTCATATTGTTTCTCATGGCAACTTGATTGTTTGTTCTTGATGATCGTTCTTCGCGCTCTCTCCATTGAGACCTTTCAGGCCGCCGGACGCGTTCATGTTCCGGAAACGCGGCCGCCCAGCGTACGGCAGATTCTTTCCACCCCCTCAAGCAGCAGTTTCCGGGGACAGGCGATGTTCAGGCGGATGAAACAGCCCTCCGATTCCCCGTACATTTCCCCGCCGTTGACGAGCACCCGTCCCTCTTCCTCCAGCAAACGGACAATTTCCGCGGAGGAAAGCCCCAGCGCGGAGCAATCTATCCAGACCAGGTACGTTCCCTCCAGCGGCAGCACGCGGAGCTGCGGCAGGCGTTCGCCCAGCATGTCCCGGACCGTCTCGTAATTCCCGTAAAGGTAAAGCTTCAGCTCCTCCAGCCAGTCCTCTCCGCCGTTGTAGGCCGCTTCCAGAGCATCCACGGCGAAGGAATTGACATCGCACACCTCGTTGATGTTGATGGCCTTGTCAATCTTCCTCCGGACCTCCTCATCCGCCGCGACGATATTGGCGATCTGAATGCCCGCCAGATTAAAGGCCTTGCTGGGGGAAATGCAGGTGACGGAATGGCGCAGGGCCTCCTCCGAAAGGGAGGCGAACGGCGTGTAGGGATGGCCGGGATACGTCAGTTCGCAATGAATCTCGTCAGCCACCACCAGCACGCCGTTTCTGCAGCAGATATCCGCGATCTTCTCCAGCTCCGGCCTCGTCCAGACGCGCCCGGCGGGATTGTGGGGATTGCACAGGAGCAGGAGCTTGACGGCGGGATCGGACGCCTTCCGCTCCAGGTCCTCCGCGTCAAGCGCGTACTTCCCGTTCTCGTACTTCAGCGGGCTGGTTTCCGCCACGCACCCGTTATTGCGGATGGAGGAAAAAAAGCAATTGTACACGGGCGTCTGCACCAGCACCTTGTCCCCCGGAGCCGTCAGGGCCCGGATGATGGCGGACAGCGCGGGCACCACCCCCGTGGTGTAAATAATCCACTCCGGACTGATCTTCCAGCCGTGGCGGCGTTCAAACCAGTTCGTGACCGCCTCATAATAGGAATCCGGAACCCGCGTGTAGCCGAAAATGCCGTGTTCCGCCCTCTTCCGGATGGCCTCCGTCACCGCCGGAGCCGTGCGGAAATCCATGTCCGCCACCCACATGGGCAGAATGTCCGCCCGGGGCATGGAATCCCACTTGTAGGAATTCGTTCCCCGGCGCGGCACAACGGTGTCAAAATCGTACTTCATGCTGCTTCTCCCGACTGCGTTTTTCCTGTTTCAATGGAGCAGTTGGCCGGAGCCTTGCAGTGCTCGTCCAGAATAACCTCCCCGTACTCTTCCGCCACGATGCGTCCGCTGCGCGGGTTCTTGACGCTGTGCACTCGCCCCTTGATTTCCGCCTGCACGGAGGAATATTCAAAACAAAGGTCCGCATCCTCCCCGAACGTGCAGTTTTCCAGCACCAGGTTCTCCGCGTAGCACAACGCCTGCGTGCCGGAAATACGGCAATTCACCAGGCGGAGGTTTCTGGAATGCCAGCCCAGGTATTCCCCGTCCACCACGGAATCGTACACCGTCACGTCCTCCGTATTCCAGAAGGCGTCCTTGGAATGAATCTCCGCATTCCGGATCACCACATTCCTGCAATACTGGAAGGAGTAGTTCCCGTTCAGCCGGAAACCGTCAATGTCCATATTCTCCCCGTGCATGAACAGGTAATCGCCCTTGTCCGCCTGCACGTTGCGCAGCTCCGCGTTCCGGCAGTGCCAGCAGCATTCCAGGGCGTCCGTCAGGACCACGTTCTCCAGAACCATCCCGTCCATGTCCCGGAACATCTTGGGGGCTTCCACCCGCGTATCCTTCATGCGCAGGTTCCGGGAATACCAGATGGCGGCTCGGGCGCCTTCCCTGAACAGGCAATTCTCAATCAGCAAGCCGTCGTTGTGCCAGAAAGGGTACTTTCCCCGGAACTCGCACCGTACGGCTTCAATGTCGGAGCATTCCTTCAGGGCGGACTCTCCCGGATAAATCGTGACGTCTTCCAGCCTCAGATGATGGGAGGCAAACAAGGGGCGCTCCCCCTCGTAGGAAGTATTCTTAATCATTTTTTTGGTCATGGTGATGGGTTGGTAAAATGTTCTTTTGGAATTCATCATATGCGTTTAAGCGGCGGCAATCGGCATCCGGAAAAGGAAGACCGGGAAAAAGACGGGGAGCGGCATTCTCCGCATTCCTGGCCTTCTTCTTTCTTCCTTCAGGCTATTCCTTATAGTAACTGTAATGCAAAGGATTTTTAGCATTTTCTCGTTCATCATTTGTAATGTATTCATAATTAATAAATATTAACTGTCATAAAAATCATTTCATGAACCGTGAAATCATGAAAACAACTTCATTTTTCAGATTCCCGGCACGATATTCCCTTTCTGTACGCCATGGCGGCCGCAGGGGAAAGCGCGCGCCCTTTCCCGGCGGAATCTTCCGGAGGCGTTCTCCTCACCAGCGCGATGCTCCCCAGGATGACGAACAGCCCGGCCATCCGCGCCCACGTCATCCCTTCCCCTCCCGCCGCGCACCCCAGGACGACGGCCACCAGGGGGTTCACATAGGCGTGCGTCCCTACTTCCGCCGCCGGACGAACCTTCAGCAGCCAGATATAGCTGGTGTACGCCAGGACGGAGCCGAACAGCACCAGATAAAGGAGTGACAGCCACGCGGAAGCAGGAACTTCCTCCCAATCCATGTTCTCCGGCTCCTTCCGGACGAGGGCCCAGCACCAGAACATCACCCCCGCCGCGAGCATCTGCCACGCCGCCCCGCCCACATTGTTGACCGCCTCCTCCGCGCAGGAACGGTACTTGGCGTACAGCGTCCCCAAAGCCCAGGAAACGCAGCCGAAAACCAGCAGCAGGATACCGTGCGCGCCCTGGCCGCCCCCTTCCTCCCGTCCAAGCTGCTCCGCGAACAAAAGGCCCACTCCCAGGAATCCGGCCGCTATCCCCGCCAAAACGGAAATGCTCCGGAAATTCCTGCGCCACATGGGAACATCCAGCGCGATAATCCAGATGGCCGTGGACGATGCGATGATCGCCACCAGGCTGCTGCTCAAATACTGCTGGGCCAGCATGACGACGGCCATATCCACGAAAAGGAGGATAATGCCGCTGACGGCGGACTTCCGGACCAGGGGACCCCGGAAAATATCCTCCCCCCTTGCCCGCCCGGCCAGCAGCAGAAGGAGCCCCGCCGTGCAGAAGCGCATTCCGCCCAGCAGAAACGGAGGGAACCCCTGCAGCGCCGTCCCGATAAAATAATAGGTGGATCCCCACACCACGTAAATCATCAGATACGCGGTGATGACTCCCAGCCGGCCCGGCGGCTCCGTGATTGGATAAACAGCCATTGGAAAACCTCCATGAACTCTTTACTTGTTAAAAGGAGCCGCCTTCCTTCCGGGGAAAACCGGAGTCTTCCGGAACAACCGGAGCCTTTTCCCGTACGTCAGCATGCGCCAGCCCCATTCCAGGGGGCCGAACAGGCAGAACTTCAGCCAGACGCGGCTGAACAGCGCCTGGAACAGGAAGACGGAGGCAGCTACCAGTTCCACCTGCGCCAGCCCCAGCCGGGCCCCCAGGCGGAAGCCTATTCCGTAAAACAGGACGATGCCCAGCACGGACTGCCCGATGTAATTGGTCAGCGCCATCCGCCCGGGAGCCGCCAGCGCCCGGAACAAGGGAGCGTCCTTCCGGCGAAGGAACCACAGGCAGAAAACGGACACATACGCCAGGCTGAGGGGAATAACGCTGACGGCATACAGGAAGGCCCCGGCCACGGGCCCGCCGCCCAGCAGGTGAAGCGCATGGGCGGCGTACAGGAAGGAAAGGGGCAGCCCCGCCAGAAAACCGCAGCGGCATACCCTCTTCAACAGCGTCCGCCGCCTCTCCAGATTCGCATAAATTCCGTTCCTTCCCACATACAGCCCCAGCAGGAACAAGCCCAGCACCTTGAAGACGCGGTTGCTCTCCAGCAGCTCCTGGACGCGGATGAACGCCCCGGACAGGGTGAACTTCAGAACGTCGGAATAATGTTCCCCGTCCACCAGCCATCTGCCGAAATTCGCGTCCGTAATCCCGCTGAGACCGTTGAAATACCGTACTGCGCCCCCCACCGGGGCGGCGAGGTCAAACCGGTAGCCTGAAAAAACCTTCAGGGCATCCATGAGAACGGGGCAGAAAACAAGCGCGGCGGCAATCGCCAGCAGCTTTCTGTCCGGCACATTCCGGAACAGCGGCAGCAGCAGGCCGGCCAGCGCATACAGAAGCAGGATGTCCCCGCTCCACAGGAGCATCAGGTGCAGCAGCCCGATCAGGGCCAGAAGGCCCATCCTGCGGTAAAAAACGGCGATGCCGTCGCGCCCCTTCTCCATGGAATGGGACATCATGATGGAAAAGCCGATGCCGAACAACAGGGAAAACAGGCTGTAAAACTTGCCGTCAATAAACACGTACTGGAGGAAGCGGACCACCCGGTCGATTCCGGCGGTGGGCATGGCGGAAACAACCTCCGGACTCTGGAACGTGTACAGGGAAAACTCCGGAAAATTCGCCAGGCAGATGCCGAAAAGCGCCAGTCCCCTCAAGGCGTCTAGAATCACGGAACGCTCCCGCGTGCTGACGGGCCCCATCCTGTCAACGGGAGGCATCCGCCCCTCCTTTCCCATCACCGGGCACCGCAGCGCACGCATTCAATAAATGTTTTATTTTCATATCATTAAAAAAATCTCATGTATCTTTAATATCTTTTCTCCCAAAAAAATGAGGCAACAGGCCCCCGCCCGGGAAAAACAGCCTTCTCCCGATTCCTTAAAAAAGGAACGCTGCCCCATCCCGGAGAACCGGGATAAAAACCTGCCGGACAAACCGGAAGGTCAGCGTTTCACGTCAATGGTCACGCGGATCTTTCCGGAAACATCCAGCGCCTTCATCCCTTCCCCGTCCACGCTCCCCAGAATCACCAGGCCGCGGGACGGCTCGAAGGCCTTCCTGAAAATGCACAAATTGCCCCACGGGGCGTAATAGGCGATGGCCCCCCGGAAGGGTTTCCCCATGGCCGGAGACCCGGCGGTGGACAACTTGCCGGGCAGAGGGCTGATCTTCTCGGTATCGCCGTAATCCTCCAGCGTCAGCGTCAGGGGAAGCCGGGCCACGAAATCCCTGGCGGCGGCATTGTCCTGAAGAGTGGCGGCAATTTCCTTTTCTCCTGCTTTAATCGTAATATTCATGGTGTTCGGGGATGGCTGGGGAGTCTCCGGCTCCGCGGCGCAACAGGGGGCAAGGAAAGCCCCTGCCGCGTACAAATATGGTAATAATTTTTTCATCGTCTATATTTTAATAGGAATGGCTGCCCGGCAGGATTGAACGGGACCGGGAATCCCCGCGAAGAAGGAAAAAACGGCTGCCGGCCTTCTCCGGCAACGGAAGGCGCACCACAGGCAGGAGAGAAGCCGGAAACATTGCCGGAGCTTTTCTTCCCGCGGCGCCCCCATCCCCACCCGGGAAATCGGACGCCGCGGGAAGCTGTCTCACCTATCCTCGCTGGGCGCAAAAAACATTCTATATGAAATCCGGTTGATATTATTCCATGGGCGGTTTTACGGCTGATCTTCTTTAGTGGGGAAAAAGGCTCAAACCCCTATCCCCATGATTCTGGCCTGCTTCATGGCCGGATTGCCCTTGATGCCGCCCATCTTCCAGGCCCCGGTGCCGTAAACCACGCCTTTCTCCACCGCCCCTTCCAGGCAGTCCAGAAAACCGCGGAAGCACTCCACGGTGCGCTCCATATTGGCCCGGTTATCCTCCGCCGCGGCCAGAATGAAGTAAAACTCCTTGTCACGGATGTCCAGATAACGGGGGACCGTGCGGTCGATAAACGTCTTCATCTGGCCGCACAGCGTATAAAAATACACGGGAGTGGCCAGCACGATGACATCCGCTTCCAGCAGCTTGTCCAGCAACTCTTCCATATCGTCCTTCTGGAGGCAGGCGTGGGTGTCATGGCACACGCCGCAGCCGCGGCAATAGCCGATGCGCTTCTCCGCCAGGCGCACCTTCTCCACGTCATGCCCTGCGTCCCGCGCCCCCTTCATGAACTCATCGCACAGGAGGTCGGAATTGCCGCCCTTGCGCGGACTGGAGGAAATGATTAAAATCTTCTTGCTCATGGTACAGGCTCCCCGGCTTACAGATAAGACTTCCGGTAAATGGAAACGCAATCCTCCACGGACAGCTCCGCGCGGTCGCACTGGAACAGGAACCCCATGGTTTCCCGCGCATTGTGAGCCATTTTCCCGAACTCCTCCGGCGCAATGCCGTAATCGCTCATGCGCAGGCCGCTTACGCCGCAATCCCGTTGCAGCCTGTCCAGCATGGTGATGAAATCCATGGGGTCCGCCGCCTCCGGCATTCCCATGGCCTGCGCCATGCGGACAAAGCGTTCATCCGCCACATGCCGTTCAATCAGGTGCGTAAAATACGCCTTGCTGATCA
The genomic region above belongs to Akkermansia massiliensis and contains:
- a CDS encoding DUF418 domain-containing protein, with product MRALRCPVMGKEGRMPPVDRMGPVSTRERSVILDALRGLALFGICLANFPEFSLYTFQSPEVVSAMPTAGIDRVVRFLQYVFIDGKFYSLFSLLFGIGFSIMMSHSMEKGRDGIAVFYRRMGLLALIGLLHLMLLWSGDILLLYALAGLLLPLFRNVPDRKLLAIAAALVFCPVLMDALKVFSGYRFDLAAPVGGAVRYFNGLSGITDANFGRWLVDGEHYSDVLKFTLSGAFIRVQELLESNRVFKVLGLFLLGLYVGRNGIYANLERRRTLLKRVCRCGFLAGLPLSFLYAAHALHLLGGGPVAGAFLYAVSVIPLSLAYVSVFCLWFLRRKDAPLFRALAAPGRMALTNYIGQSVLGIVLFYGIGFRLGARLGLAQVELVAASVFLFQALFSRVWLKFCLFGPLEWGWRMLTYGKRLRLFRKTPVFPGRKAAPFNK
- a CDS encoding EamA family transporter, whose protein sequence is MAVYPITEPPGRLGVITAYLMIYVVWGSTYYFIGTALQGFPPFLLGGMRFCTAGLLLLLAGRARGEDIFRGPLVRKSAVSGIILLFVDMAVVMLAQQYLSSSLVAIIASSTAIWIIALDVPMWRRNFRSISVLAGIAAGFLGVGLLFAEQLGREEGGGQGAHGILLLVFGCVSWALGTLYAKYRSCAEEAVNNVGGAAWQMLAAGVMFWCWALVRKEPENMDWEEVPASAWLSLLYLVLFGSVLAYTSYIWLLKVRPAAEVGTHAYVNPLVAVVLGCAAGGEGMTWARMAGLFVILGSIALVRRTPPEDSAGKGRALSPAAAMAYRKGISCRESEK
- a CDS encoding cyclophilin-like fold protein, whose product is MNITIKAGEKEIAATLQDNAAARDFVARLPLTLTLEDYGDTEKISPLPGKLSTAGSPAMGKPFRGAIAYYAPWGNLCIFRKAFEPSRGLVILGSVDGEGMKALDVSGKIRVTIDVKR
- a CDS encoding DUF3737 family protein; the encoded protein is MTKKMIKNTSYEGERPLFASHHLRLEDVTIYPGESALKECSDIEAVRCEFRGKYPFWHNDGLLIENCLFREGARAAIWYSRNLRMKDTRVEAPKMFRDMDGMVLENVVLTDALECCWHCRNAELRNVQADKGDYLFMHGENMDIDGFRLNGNYSFQYCRNVVIRNAEIHSKDAFWNTEDVTVYDSVVDGEYLGWHSRNLRLVNCRISGTQALCYAENLVLENCTFGEDADLCFEYSSVQAEIKGRVHSVKNPRSGRIVAEEYGEVILDEHCKAPANCSIETGKTQSGEAA
- a CDS encoding flavodoxin family protein — protein: MSKKILIISSSPRKGGNSDLLCDEFMKGARDAGHDVEKVRLAEKRIGYCRGCGVCHDTHACLQKDDMEELLDKLLEADVIVLATPVYFYTLCGQMKTFIDRTVPRYLDIRDKEFYFILAAAEDNRANMERTVECFRGFLDCLEGAVEKGVVYGTGAWKMGGIKGNPAMKQARIMGIGV